A part of Myxococcales bacterium genomic DNA contains:
- a CDS encoding aminopeptidase, whose translation MKNILIACVFYVSVFSGCSSLYVIKQGTYQLELILGSEKIEKALRLPHLDQKYRKKLMLIQEVREFSQRKLNLKADKNYKTINLEWDKKIYNISASDKVAFKAYTWWFPIIGAVPYKGFFDEKDALKELKQLKELELDTMKRGVSGYSTLGYFEDPVWPSMLRMDDASLVELIIHELAHATIYFPEQTPFNESFANFVGKMGAQLFFAHKYGSESTKFKQVKKSQLQNKIFTNFFNKLYDALNEIYSSDESFDTKVLQKKLQLQQAEKKYKILAKNEGLPSLDWEQVNNAFLLSYKRYNFDEDVFVQLFHQSKENFETFFRVLSLLSQSKDPFHDLKAHLISLKESV comes from the coding sequence ATGAAAAATATTTTAATTGCATGTGTTTTTTATGTGAGTGTTTTTTCTGGATGCTCAAGCCTCTATGTTATTAAGCAGGGGACTTATCAGCTGGAATTAATTCTTGGTTCAGAAAAAATAGAAAAGGCCCTTCGACTTCCTCATTTAGATCAAAAGTATCGGAAAAAACTTATGTTAATTCAGGAAGTTCGTGAGTTTAGTCAGCGTAAACTCAACCTTAAAGCCGATAAAAACTACAAAACAATAAATCTTGAATGGGATAAGAAAATTTATAATATTTCTGCTAGTGATAAAGTAGCTTTTAAGGCTTATACATGGTGGTTTCCCATCATAGGTGCGGTTCCTTACAAAGGTTTTTTTGATGAAAAGGATGCATTGAAAGAGCTCAAGCAACTCAAAGAACTTGAACTAGATACAATGAAACGAGGAGTAAGCGGGTATTCAACACTGGGCTATTTTGAGGATCCCGTATGGCCCAGTATGCTTCGTATGGATGATGCATCCCTGGTTGAATTGATTATTCATGAACTTGCTCACGCTACTATTTATTTTCCAGAGCAGACGCCCTTTAACGAAAGTTTTGCCAATTTTGTGGGAAAAATGGGAGCGCAGCTGTTTTTTGCTCATAAATACGGATCGGAAAGTACAAAGTTTAAACAGGTTAAAAAGTCTCAACTTCAAAATAAAATTTTTACTAATTTTTTTAATAAACTTTATGACGCTTTGAATGAAATCTATTCGTCAGATGAGAGTTTTGATACTAAAGTTTTGCAAAAAAAACTTCAGCTGCAACAGGCAGAAAAGAAATATAAGATTCTAGCTAAAAATGAAGGTCTTCCGTCGCTTGATTGGGAGCAGGTAAATAATGCATTTTTACTTTCATATAAAAGATATAATTTTGATGAAGATGTTTTTGTGCAATTATTTCATCAGTCAAAAGAAAATTTTGAGACATTCTTTAGAGTACTTTCTTTGTTATCACAGTCGAAAGATCCCTTTCATGACCTTAAAGCACATTTAATTTCTTTGAAGGAAAGTGTGTGA
- the ssb gene encoding single-stranded DNA-binding protein: MATGLNRVSLIGNLGKDPEVRYTQSGVSVGNLRLGVTESRKEGDEYKNHTEWVSVVCFGKTAENAAKFLQKGRQVFVEGRLQTRSWEDKTGQTRYTTEVVANQLLFLGSGQNQSNNGDNFSRSSNSDFSPASSSNSEDSHNGFVEDDDIPF, encoded by the coding sequence ATGGCAACAGGATTAAATCGAGTTTCATTAATAGGCAACCTGGGAAAAGATCCCGAGGTGCGCTACACCCAATCGGGAGTTTCGGTGGGGAATTTACGGCTAGGAGTTACTGAAAGTCGCAAAGAAGGTGATGAGTATAAAAATCACACGGAGTGGGTAAGCGTAGTATGTTTTGGTAAAACAGCTGAAAATGCAGCTAAATTTTTACAAAAAGGACGCCAAGTATTTGTTGAAGGCCGTCTACAAACTCGTTCTTGGGAAGATAAAACTGGGCAAACTCGCTATACTACTGAGGTGGTTGCCAACCAACTACTCTTCTTAGGCTCAGGACAAAATCAGTCAAATAACGGCGACAATTTTTCTCGCTCAAGCAATTCTGATTTTTCACCGGCCTCTTCATCAAACTCAGAAGATTCGCACAATGGCTTTGTTGAAGACGATGACATTCCTTTTTAA
- a CDS encoding aldo/keto reductase: MKLRQLGNSGLYVSRLALGTMTFGEADQSSMFYGIGCKKEEAFKILDHAIESGINLIDTANVYGQDGMTEKLLGDYFSDRKNREEIILATKFRFSMGDLPHQSGASKKHILFAVEESLRRLKTDYIDLYQVHMQDSNTPEEETLRTLDDLISQGKVRYIGASNYMATRFLDAHYISTMNHWSHYCSMQMQYHLLCRDIEREHVSLCQKHPTGILVWSPLAGGFLSGKYIDDRIEEGTRYFVKQDWAKRFNTEHNKKIVDLLKNIAQQNDRTPSQIAIAWLLAKDYVSSVIIGAKNLGQLKDNLAAQDFALSSKDLEELDRISKPDFGYPYGFIQSKQKNLEEKK, from the coding sequence ATGAAACTCAGGCAATTAGGAAATAGTGGCTTATATGTCAGCAGACTTGCACTCGGTACTATGACCTTTGGCGAGGCAGATCAATCATCGATGTTCTACGGCATCGGTTGTAAAAAAGAAGAAGCCTTTAAAATTTTGGATCATGCCATTGAGTCGGGCATCAATCTCATTGACACGGCCAATGTTTATGGCCAAGACGGCATGACTGAAAAATTGTTGGGTGATTATTTTTCCGATCGCAAAAATCGCGAAGAAATTATACTTGCTACTAAGTTTCGTTTTTCTATGGGCGATCTTCCTCATCAATCAGGAGCATCGAAAAAACATATTCTTTTTGCAGTAGAAGAAAGTCTGCGCAGACTTAAAACTGATTACATAGATCTTTATCAAGTTCACATGCAAGACAGCAATACTCCAGAAGAAGAAACTCTACGCACCCTCGATGATCTTATTAGCCAAGGCAAAGTGCGCTACATCGGTGCGAGCAATTACATGGCTACTCGCTTTTTAGATGCCCACTACATAAGTACCATGAATCATTGGTCTCACTACTGCTCCATGCAAATGCAATATCATCTTTTGTGCCGGGACATTGAACGAGAGCATGTATCTCTCTGCCAAAAACACCCCACTGGTATTCTGGTCTGGTCACCACTTGCAGGTGGTTTTTTAAGCGGAAAATATATCGATGACCGTATTGAAGAAGGTACGCGCTATTTTGTTAAACAAGACTGGGCCAAACGATTTAACACCGAACATAATAAAAAAATTGTTGATTTGCTCAAAAATATAGCCCAACAAAATGATAGAACACCATCACAGATAGCCATTGCTTGGTTACTTGCTAAAGATTATGTCTCCTCGGTTATTATCGGAGCCAAAAATCTTGGGCAACTCAAAGATAATCTGGCAGCTCAAGATTTTGCGCTCAGCTCAAAAGATCTCGAAGAACTCGATCGAATTAGTAAGCCTGATTTTGGCTATCCTTATGGATTTATTCAATCAAAACAAAAAAATCTTGAAGAAAAAAAGTAA
- a CDS encoding class I fructose-bisphosphate aldolase, which produces MTHIESLLEDHASLLSHQCNTIKKDELYLPSPDFIDQVMADSNRSPTVLRNLASMFAHGRLAHTGYLSILPVDQGVEHSAGASFAPNPHYFDPKNIIELAIEGGCNAVASTYGVLASVARRYAHKIPFIVKINHNETLSYPNSYDQVLFTQITQAFEMGAVGIGATIYWGSQESHRQLQEVSEAFAQAHELGMFTVLWCYLRNSAFKKDGIDYHASSDLTGQANHLGVTIGADIIKQKLPTNNGGYNALKFGHTSDLVYKNLTTDNPIDLARYQVANCYMGRIGLINSGGPSGKDDLKQAVLTAVINKRAGGMGLISGRKAFQKTLSEGVALLNAIQDVYLNKNIDIA; this is translated from the coding sequence ATGACACACATCGAATCATTGCTAGAAGATCACGCATCGCTTTTGAGTCATCAATGCAATACCATAAAAAAAGATGAGCTTTATTTACCGAGTCCCGACTTTATTGATCAGGTCATGGCTGACTCAAATAGATCACCAACTGTATTGCGCAACCTTGCTTCTATGTTTGCTCATGGGAGACTTGCTCATACCGGCTACCTCAGCATTCTCCCTGTCGATCAAGGAGTAGAACACTCTGCAGGAGCATCTTTTGCACCCAACCCTCATTATTTTGATCCAAAAAATATCATCGAACTTGCCATCGAAGGTGGATGCAATGCCGTAGCATCAACTTATGGGGTGCTTGCTTCAGTAGCTCGAAGATATGCACATAAAATTCCCTTCATAGTCAAAATCAATCACAACGAAACACTAAGCTACCCAAATTCATACGATCAAGTTTTGTTTACGCAAATAACACAAGCATTTGAAATGGGTGCAGTAGGCATTGGCGCTACAATCTACTGGGGATCACAGGAATCTCATCGACAACTGCAAGAGGTCAGTGAGGCTTTTGCTCAAGCGCATGAGCTCGGCATGTTTACGGTTTTATGGTGTTACCTAAGAAACAGCGCATTTAAAAAAGATGGCATTGACTACCACGCATCAAGCGACTTGACAGGACAGGCAAATCATTTGGGGGTGACTATTGGAGCAGATATTATCAAACAAAAACTGCCCACCAATAACGGCGGCTATAATGCTCTTAAATTCGGCCACACATCAGACCTGGTTTATAAAAATCTCACCACTGATAATCCCATTGATTTAGCTCGCTACCAAGTTGCTAATTGTTACATGGGACGCATAGGCCTTATTAATTCAGGCGGCCCCTCTGGTAAAGATGATCTAAAGCAAGCGGTATTAACTGCAGTAATCAATAAAAGAGCTGGAGGCATGGGACTTATTTCAGGACGAAAAGCTTTTCAAAAAACTCTTAGCGAGGGCGTTGCCTTGCTAAATGCTATTCAAGATGTTTATCTCAATAAAAACATCGACATCGCTTAA
- a CDS encoding heme-binding domain-containing protein — translation MKKIIFCFIGLMIFFVLISITNLFSSREIIAVDENLDKNFKHAARIIYSKCADCHSSSGVLPFYAHLPLARKLIEKDINDGIERFNFDNKFLGNGENFSELDLARLESVIYANSMSPMRYRILHWNSGLNKSERESIQKWIYALREEKRAQQGFIGKRLGEPISPLVVDKNLDENKVLLGNLLFHDKRLSKDDTISCASCHDLNKGGTDRAISSTGINGQLGPINAPTVFNAVYNHRQFWDGRASDLEEQAGGPVTNPLEMGAEWNHVLAKLKKDQSLVTRFEQNYQDGLNKSNILNAIATFERSLVTPNSRFDQYLLGNDNILSESELRGYQHFKSNCISCHAGPGLGGLSFEKLGLKKNYFKARGRKPMPADMGLANFTHNQDDKHKFKVPTLRNIELTAPYFHDGSVKNLEDAIELMAKHQVGKKLKKEEIGEIAAFLRTLNGEYQGKSLQ, via the coding sequence ATGAAAAAAATTATATTTTGTTTTATAGGATTAATGATTTTTTTTGTTTTAATTTCAATTACAAATCTGTTTTCAAGTAGAGAAATTATTGCTGTTGATGAAAACTTAGATAAAAATTTCAAGCATGCAGCTCGCATAATTTATAGCAAATGTGCAGATTGTCACTCTTCTTCAGGAGTACTGCCTTTTTATGCCCATCTTCCATTAGCTCGTAAGCTCATAGAAAAAGATATTAACGATGGCATAGAGCGATTTAATTTTGATAATAAATTTTTAGGCAATGGAGAAAATTTTAGCGAGCTTGATCTCGCTCGTTTGGAAAGTGTAATTTATGCTAATAGCATGTCGCCTATGCGTTATAGAATATTGCATTGGAATAGTGGTCTTAATAAAAGTGAAAGAGAAAGTATACAAAAATGGATTTATGCTCTTAGAGAAGAAAAAAGAGCACAGCAGGGATTTATAGGAAAGCGCCTTGGCGAGCCAATTTCGCCACTTGTGGTGGATAAAAACCTCGATGAAAATAAAGTATTGCTAGGAAATCTTTTATTTCACGATAAACGTTTATCAAAAGACGATACTATTTCATGTGCAAGTTGCCATGATCTCAACAAAGGGGGCACCGACCGTGCAATCTCTAGTACAGGGATCAATGGGCAGTTGGGTCCAATCAATGCACCTACAGTTTTTAATGCGGTGTATAATCATCGGCAATTTTGGGATGGCAGAGCATCTGACTTGGAAGAACAAGCGGGTGGACCCGTAACCAACCCTTTAGAAATGGGAGCAGAATGGAACCACGTTTTAGCGAAGCTTAAAAAAGATCAAAGTTTGGTCACTCGTTTTGAGCAAAACTATCAAGATGGACTCAATAAAAGTAATATTTTAAATGCAATCGCAACCTTTGAACGCTCACTGGTGACTCCTAACTCTCGCTTTGATCAATATTTGCTAGGAAATGATAATATTCTTTCCGAAAGCGAGCTTAGAGGATATCAGCATTTTAAAAGCAACTGTATTTCTTGTCACGCAGGACCTGGTTTGGGTGGTTTGTCATTTGAGAAGCTAGGTCTAAAGAAAAATTATTTTAAAGCGCGAGGGCGAAAGCCAATGCCAGCAGATATGGGGCTTGCCAATTTTACCCATAATCAAGACGATAAACACAAATTTAAAGTGCCAACCCTTCGCAATATTGAGCTCACCGCTCCTTATTTTCACGATGGTAGTGTCAAAAACCTGGAAGATGCCATTGAACTTATGGCCAAGCATCAGGTTGGAAAAAAATTAAAAAAAGAAGAAATCGGAGAAATCGCTGCGTTTCTTCGCACTTTGAATGGTGAATACCAAGGGAAGTCTCTTCAGTGA
- the queF gene encoding NADPH-dependent 7-cyano-7-deazaguanine reductase QueF, which produces MKSHLQKTVSPNAPLGHKTAYPAGYDKSLLYPVKRDEQRQAMGFPQLSWQGVDIWNAYELAWLNLNGIPQRVLASFYVPADSLFLAESKSVKLYLNSLNHERFESSEQVKSLIEKDLSEVCQSLVKVLINPSELDRIESDSVFKCIDQQNIEVSLYQRSAELLSCEMQEQEEKLVSHVFKSHCLVTGQPDWGSIFIHYRGNFINHDNLLRYLVSYSQHSGFSENCIEQIFVDILERCKPSLLTVFGRFTRRGGIDINPYRTTHEIIPSNIRLSFQ; this is translated from the coding sequence ATGAAGTCTCATCTGCAAAAAACTGTGAGCCCCAATGCTCCTTTAGGACATAAGACAGCATATCCAGCAGGATACGACAAAAGCTTGCTCTATCCGGTTAAAAGAGATGAGCAACGTCAAGCGATGGGATTTCCTCAACTATCGTGGCAAGGAGTTGACATTTGGAATGCCTATGAGCTTGCATGGCTTAATCTTAATGGCATACCTCAGCGGGTTTTGGCCAGCTTCTATGTGCCAGCCGACTCTCTATTTCTTGCCGAATCAAAATCGGTAAAACTTTACCTCAACTCCCTCAATCACGAACGATTTGAAAGCAGCGAGCAAGTAAAAAGCTTGATCGAAAAAGATCTGAGCGAGGTGTGCCAATCTTTGGTAAAAGTTCTTATTAATCCGAGCGAACTTGATCGTATAGAAAGCGACTCTGTTTTTAAATGTATCGATCAGCAAAACATTGAGGTGAGTCTTTATCAGCGCTCAGCAGAGCTCCTTTCATGCGAAATGCAAGAACAAGAAGAAAAACTGGTTTCTCATGTGTTTAAGTCTCATTGCCTTGTCACCGGTCAGCCAGATTGGGGATCGATCTTTATTCATTACCGTGGAAATTTTATAAATCACGATAATCTATTGCGCTATCTTGTATCATACAGCCAGCACAGCGGCTTTAGTGAGAACTGTATTGAACAAATCTTTGTAGATATTTTAGAGCGATGTAAGCCATCCTTACTCACTGTCTTTGGGCGTTTCACCAGACGTGGCGGAATTGACATAAACCCTTACCGCACCACTCATGAAATTATTCCTTCCAACATACGCCTAAGCTTCCAATAA
- a CDS encoding universal stress protein gives MKKYQHIMIACDLVNQGDNSVIEAVLPLPKDHECKVSLLHVLELAYSVAPPSGDFLLAQCMEEMKVEAIKQLAVIGEKSGVPKENQHVVFGLPKNMIIAEAEKFNVDLLVLGHHRRQALQQFFLGSTAEAVLHKAKCDTFIVQISNNND, from the coding sequence ATGAAAAAGTATCAACACATAATGATAGCATGTGACCTAGTCAATCAAGGTGACAACAGCGTTATTGAAGCTGTTCTTCCTCTTCCTAAGGATCATGAATGTAAAGTATCTCTGCTGCATGTTTTGGAACTTGCCTATTCAGTAGCGCCGCCATCTGGTGATTTTTTATTGGCACAATGTATGGAAGAAATGAAGGTCGAAGCTATTAAACAATTGGCTGTAATCGGCGAGAAATCAGGTGTTCCCAAAGAAAATCAGCATGTAGTATTTGGACTTCCTAAAAACATGATCATTGCAGAAGCCGAAAAATTTAATGTTGACCTTTTAGTGCTTGGTCACCATCGACGGCAAGCTTTACAGCAATTTTTTCTTGGGTCTACTGCTGAAGCAGTTTTACACAAAGCAAAATGCGACACCTTTATAGTACAAATCTCAAATAACAATGATTAA
- a CDS encoding HAD family hydrolase, with product MSIAFFDLDKTLIADNSARLWLNSQWKSRSIKFSHMMLASYWLAKYHLGFTKLDEVVEKGLALMKGESQAQVLEKTKDFFYSTIKNLYRPGALEALHKHREQGDIVSLLTSSFDGLSELVAKDLKLDHCLCTILEVDREGIYTGKTIGPPCFGRNKIIFAQDLCHKLDIPLEQCSFYSDSATDIPLLDLVGQAIAVNPDLHLRTRAQFKKWPVVDWKRP from the coding sequence ATGTCTATAGCTTTTTTCGATCTCGATAAAACTCTCATTGCAGACAATAGCGCTCGATTGTGGCTAAACTCACAATGGAAGTCACGATCTATAAAATTTTCTCATATGATGCTGGCTTCCTATTGGCTGGCGAAGTATCACCTGGGATTTACTAAGCTCGATGAAGTGGTTGAAAAGGGCTTAGCTCTTATGAAAGGCGAGAGCCAAGCTCAGGTTTTAGAAAAAACTAAAGACTTTTTTTATTCAACTATCAAAAATCTTTATCGCCCAGGTGCTCTTGAAGCACTACACAAACATCGAGAACAAGGAGACATAGTATCCTTGCTTACTTCAAGCTTTGATGGATTATCCGAATTGGTAGCCAAAGATTTAAAGCTTGATCACTGCCTATGCACTATTCTCGAGGTGGATAGAGAGGGTATTTATACTGGAAAAACTATTGGTCCTCCTTGTTTTGGACGCAACAAAATTATATTTGCCCAAGATCTTTGTCATAAATTAGATATCCCCTTGGAGCAGTGTTCATTTTATTCCGACTCGGCCACTGACATTCCGCTTCTTGATCTCGTAGGTCAAGCTATCGCTGTGAATCCAGATCTGCACTTACGAACTCGTGCTCAATTTAAAAAATGGCCAGTTGTCGATTGGAAAAGACCTTAA
- a CDS encoding bifunctional chorismate mutase/prephenate dehydrogenase: MKKNPDKNIELLRQEIFAIDEQIFLLAKRREKISAQIGEAKRKVDLADKDYNREKLVFQKALERAGNLDLPKNFAIDLQTLLISLSLSRQERDRIKELKSNSQLSICVIGGAGRLGSWLCRFFADSGHQIHVIDKIKPNFMCSFSDSIDDNVAFHDIIVVATPIRESIKILQKLESCSLKKSVIFDVSSVKTPIKNHLLALQSKGIKATSLHPMFGPSVEILFGKHIIITSIGNSEADNAAKNLFLSTSLNIVDMSIDEHDQVISYLLSLSHLINIIFIKTLKNSGFNSKFLSDFSSPTFSNLLSIARKVFSENPQLYFEIQALNPHNKDVYEQLLKILKNCIELIKNKDEKSFVSLMELGKLYLNPSQTTK, encoded by the coding sequence ATGAAAAAAAATCCCGATAAAAATATTGAACTTCTCCGCCAAGAAATCTTTGCTATAGACGAACAAATTTTTTTGCTAGCTAAACGCCGTGAAAAAATATCAGCCCAAATAGGTGAGGCAAAAAGAAAGGTTGATTTGGCTGATAAAGATTATAATCGGGAAAAATTAGTTTTCCAAAAAGCTCTTGAACGTGCAGGTAATTTGGATCTTCCCAAAAATTTTGCGATCGACCTGCAAACTTTGTTGATTAGTCTATCTCTTTCTCGACAGGAACGAGATCGCATCAAAGAACTCAAATCAAATTCACAATTGTCGATATGTGTTATAGGAGGAGCAGGCCGCCTCGGCAGTTGGCTCTGTCGTTTTTTTGCTGATTCCGGCCACCAAATTCATGTTATCGATAAGATAAAACCAAATTTTATGTGCAGCTTTAGCGACTCTATCGATGACAATGTGGCATTTCACGACATTATAGTTGTAGCAACTCCCATCAGAGAAAGCATAAAGATACTGCAAAAGTTGGAGAGCTGTTCGCTAAAGAAATCAGTTATTTTTGATGTATCATCGGTTAAGACACCTATAAAAAATCATTTATTAGCCCTTCAATCCAAAGGAATAAAAGCCACTTCTCTTCATCCAATGTTTGGCCCGTCGGTTGAAATTCTATTTGGCAAACACATAATTATTACCAGCATAGGAAATAGCGAGGCTGATAATGCAGCAAAAAACTTATTTCTTTCTACATCGCTCAATATTGTCGATATGAGCATCGATGAGCATGATCAAGTCATATCTTATTTGCTGTCACTTTCTCATTTAATCAATATTATTTTTATAAAAACTCTCAAGAACAGCGGCTTCAATAGTAAATTTTTGTCCGATTTTTCATCGCCGACATTTTCCAATTTACTAAGCATTGCCCGCAAAGTTTTTTCAGAAAACCCACAACTTTATTTTGAAATTCAGGCACTCAATCCACATAACAAAGATGTCTATGAACAACTGTTAAAAATTTTAAAAAATTGTATTGAGCTTATAAAAAATAAAGATGAGAAGTCATTCGTATCATTGATGGAGCTAGGAAAACTATACCTAAACCCCTCACAGACGACAAAATGA
- the aroQ gene encoding type II 3-dehydroquinate dehydratase: protein MITIALINGPNLNTLGTRQPEIYGTQTLAQVEEQLLKQFSKNVNFTFFQSNHEGELIDFIQNLKNIDGIIINPGAFTHTSIALRDAVLAADTPIIEVHISNIFRRENFRAVSYFSDIAEGIICGMGTLGYTLATLRFLEEIS from the coding sequence ATGATAACTATCGCTTTGATCAATGGCCCCAATTTGAATACCCTAGGCACGAGACAGCCTGAAATATATGGAACACAGACTCTTGCTCAAGTTGAAGAGCAGTTATTAAAACAATTTTCCAAAAATGTTAATTTTACTTTTTTTCAGAGCAATCACGAAGGTGAGTTAATTGATTTTATTCAAAATTTAAAAAATATTGATGGAATTATTATCAATCCAGGGGCATTTACTCATACTTCCATCGCTCTTCGTGATGCAGTGCTTGCCGCTGACACACCGATCATCGAAGTACATATCAGCAACATTTTTAGGAGAGAAAATTTTAGAGCTGTTTCATATTTTAGTGACATTGCAGAGGGTATTATTTGTGGCATGGGCACACTCGGTTATACTTTGGCAACTCTGCGTTTTTTAGAAGAAATTTCCTAA